The following coding sequences lie in one Lepidochelys kempii isolate rLepKem1 chromosome 18, rLepKem1.hap2, whole genome shotgun sequence genomic window:
- the LOC140900194 gene encoding cyclin-dependent kinase 11B isoform X1 encodes MGDEKDSWKVKTLDEILQEKKRRKEQEEKAEIKRIKNSDDRDSKRDSLEEGELRDHRMEITIRNSPYRREDSMEDRGEEDDSLAIKPPQQMSRKEKAHHRKDEKRKEKRRHRSHSAEGGKHARVKEKEREHERRKRHREEQDKARREWERQKRREMAREHSRRERQMNVSRDRLEQLERKRERERKMREQQKEQRELKERERRAEERRKEREARREVSAHHRTVREDYGDKVKIRTWSRSPLRQQREKLEQGDGRKPVKEEKTEERDLLSDLQDISDSERKTSSAESSSGESGSGSEEEEEESSSGESEEEEEEEEEEEEEEEEEEEEEEETGSNSEEVSEQSAEEVSEEEMSEEEERENGNHIPVVTESRFDRDSAGSEGEEEEVGEGTPHSNTMTEGDYVPDSPASSPTELKQELPKYLPALQGCRSVEEFQCLNRIEEGTYGVVYRAKDKKTDEIVALKRLKMEKEKEGFPITSLREINTILKAQHPNIVTVREIVVGSNMDKIYIVMNYVEHDLKSLMETMKQPFLPGEVKTLMIQLLRGVKHLHDNWILHRDLKTSNLLLSHKGILKVGDFGLAREYGSPLKPYTPVVVTLWYRAPELLLGAKEYSTAIDMWSVGCIFGELLTQKPLFPGKSEIDQINKVFKDLGTPSEKIWPGYNELPAVKKMTFTEYPYNNLRKRFGALLSDPGFDLMNKFLTYYPGRRITAEDGLKHEYFRETPLPIDPSMFPTWPAKSEQQRVKRGTSPRPPEGGLGYSQLGDDDLKDTGFHLTTTNQGASAAGPGFSLKF; translated from the exons ATGGGTGATGAAAAGGACTCTTGGAAAGTGAAAACTTTAGATGAaattcttcaggaaaaaaaacgAAGGAAGGAGCAAGAAGAGAAGGCAGAGATAAAACGCATTAAAAAT TCTGATGATCGGGATTCAAAGCGGGATTCCCTTGAAGAGGGGGAGCTGAGAGATCACCGTATGGAGATAACAATCAGGAATTCACCTTACAGGAGAGAAGATTCTATGGAAGATAG AGGAGAGGAGGATGATTCCTTGGCTATCAAACCACCACAGCAGATGTCACGGAAGGAAAAAGCACATCACAGGAAAGATGAGAAGAGGAAAGAGAAACGTAGACATCGTAGTCATTCAGCAGAAGGAG GGAAGCATGCCAGGGTAAAAGAGAAGGAACGTGAGCATGAACGTAGGAAAAGACATCGAGAAGAGCAGGATAAGGCTCGACGTGAATGGGAAAGGCAGAAGAGGAGGGAAATGGCTAGGGagcattccaggagggagag GCAAATGAATGTTTCCAGGGATCGTCTAGAGCAGCTTGAGCGAAAACGAGAACGGGAGAGAAAAATGCGAGAGCAACAAAAAGAGCAAAGGGAACTAAAAGAACGGGAAAGGCGAGCTGAAGAAAGGCGCAAGGAACGGGAGGCCAGACGAGAAG TTTCTGCACATCATAGAACAGTGAGGGAAGATTATGGAGACAAAGTAAAAATAAGAACCTGGAGTCGCAGCCCATTACGACAGCAAAGAGAGAAGCTTGAGCAAGGAGATGGCAGGAAGCCAG TAAAAGAGGAGAAAACAGAAGAAAGAGACCTGCTTTCGGATTTGCAAGACATCAGTGACAGTGAGAGAAAAACTAGCTCAGCAGAGTCTTCGTCAGGAG AATCTGGATCTGgttcagaggaagaggaggaggaatctAGCAGTGGAGAAtcggaagaggaggaggaggaggaggaagaggaggaagaagaagaggaggaggaggaggaggaggaagaggagacagGAAGCAATTCTGAGGAAGTGTCTGAACAGTCAGCTG AAGAGGTGAGTGAAGAAGAAATGAGTGAAGAAGAAGAGCGAGAGAATGGAAATCACATTCCAGTTG TTACAGAGTCAAGGTTTGATCGAGATTCAGCAGGAAgtgaaggagaagaggaggaagtgggggaggggacccCACATTCCAATACAATGACAGAAGGAGATTATGTTCCTGATTCTCCAGCTTCATCGCCCACTGAGTTGAAACAAGAGCTACCCAAGTACCTTCCTGCGCTGCAG GGATGTCGTAGTGTGGAGGAATTTCAGTGTTTGAACAGGATTGAAGAAGGAACATATGGTGTGGTATACAgggcaaaagacaaaaaaactg ATGAAATTGTGGCTCTGAAGCGactgaaaatggaaaaggaaaaagaaggcTTTCCCATTACCTCTCTTAGAGAAATAAACACCATTCTGAAAGCACAGCACCCAAATATAGTCACTGTTAGA GAAATTGTTGTGGGCAGTAATATGGATAAAATCTATATCGTAATGAATTATGTAGAACATGACCTCAAAAGTCTGATGGAAACCATGAAACAGCCATTTTTACCAG GTGAAGTGAAAACTTTGATGATTCAGTTATTGCGTGGAGTCAAGCACCTTCATGACAACTGGATACTTCATCGGGACTTGAAGACCTCCAACTTGCTGCTGAGTCATAAAGGCATTTTAAAA GTTGGAGATTTTGGACTGGCCCGAGAGTATGGGTCACCTCTGAAGCCTTACACACCAGTAGTTGTGACACTATGGTACAGGGCACCAGAGCTGTTACTTGGCGCCAAG GAATACTCCACTGCAATAGATATGTGGTCAGTAGGTTGTATATTTGGAGAATTATTAACTCAGAAACCGCTGTTTCCAGGAAAATCAGAAATTGACCAGATTAACAAAGTTTTTAAG GACCTGGGTACCCCCAGTGAGAAAATCTGGCCTGGGTACAATGAACTGCCAGCTGTAAAGAAGATGACATTCACAGAGTATCCCTATAACAACTTACGCAAGAGGTTTGGGGCACTCCTTTCTGATCCAGGTTTTGATCTCATGAACAA GTTCTTGACATACTATCCAGGCAGAAGAATCACTGCTGAAGATGGTTTGAAGCATGAGTATTTCCGAGAGACTCCCCTTCCTATTGACCCATCCATGTTTCCAACATGGCCAGCAAAAAGTGAACAACAAAGAGTTAAGCGCGGCACAAGCCCACGACCTCCAGAGGGAGGACTTGGGTATAGTCAATTG GGTGATGATGATCTGAAAGATACAGGTTTTCACCTGACTACCACAAATCAAGGAGCATCTGCAGCAGGACCTGGCTTCAGCCTCAAGTTTTAA
- the LOC140900194 gene encoding cyclin-dependent kinase 11B isoform X8 produces MEITIRNSPYRREDSMEDRGEEDDSLAIKPPQQMSRKEKAHHRKDEKRKEKRRHRSHSAEGGKHARVKEKEREHERRKRHREEQDKARREWERQKRREMAREHSRRERQMNVSRDRLEQLERKRERERKMREQQKEQRELKERERRAEERRKEREARREVSAHHRTVREDYGDKVKIRTWSRSPLRQQREKLEQGDGRKPVKEEKTEERDLLSDLQDISDSERKTSSAESSSGESGSGSEEEEEESSSGESEEEEEEEEEEEEEEEEEEEEEEETGSNSEEVSEQSAEEVSEEEMSEEEERENGNHIPVVTESRFDRDSAGSEGEEEEVGEGTPHSNTMTEGDYVPDSPASSPTELKQELPKYLPALQGCRSVEEFQCLNRIEEGTYGVVYRAKDKKTDEIVALKRLKMEKEKEGFPITSLREINTILKAQHPNIVTVREIVVGSNMDKIYIVMNYVEHDLKSLMETMKQPFLPGEVKTLMIQLLRGVKHLHDNWILHRDLKTSNLLLSHKGILKVGDFGLAREYGSPLKPYTPVVVTLWYRAPELLLGAKEYSTAIDMWSVGCIFGELLTQKPLFPGKSEIDQINKVFKDLGTPSEKIWPGYNELPAVKKMTFTEYPYNNLRKRFGALLSDPGFDLMNKFLTYYPGRRITAEDGLKHEYFRETPLPIDPSMFPTWPAKSEQQRVKRGTSPRPPEGGLGYSQLGDDDLKDTGFHLTTTNQGASAAGPGFSLKF; encoded by the exons ATGGAGATAACAATCAGGAATTCACCTTACAGGAGAGAAGATTCTATGGAAGATAG AGGAGAGGAGGATGATTCCTTGGCTATCAAACCACCACAGCAGATGTCACGGAAGGAAAAAGCACATCACAGGAAAGATGAGAAGAGGAAAGAGAAACGTAGACATCGTAGTCATTCAGCAGAAGGAG GGAAGCATGCCAGGGTAAAAGAGAAGGAACGTGAGCATGAACGTAGGAAAAGACATCGAGAAGAGCAGGATAAGGCTCGACGTGAATGGGAAAGGCAGAAGAGGAGGGAAATGGCTAGGGagcattccaggagggagag GCAAATGAATGTTTCCAGGGATCGTCTAGAGCAGCTTGAGCGAAAACGAGAACGGGAGAGAAAAATGCGAGAGCAACAAAAAGAGCAAAGGGAACTAAAAGAACGGGAAAGGCGAGCTGAAGAAAGGCGCAAGGAACGGGAGGCCAGACGAGAAG TTTCTGCACATCATAGAACAGTGAGGGAAGATTATGGAGACAAAGTAAAAATAAGAACCTGGAGTCGCAGCCCATTACGACAGCAAAGAGAGAAGCTTGAGCAAGGAGATGGCAGGAAGCCAG TAAAAGAGGAGAAAACAGAAGAAAGAGACCTGCTTTCGGATTTGCAAGACATCAGTGACAGTGAGAGAAAAACTAGCTCAGCAGAGTCTTCGTCAGGAG AATCTGGATCTGgttcagaggaagaggaggaggaatctAGCAGTGGAGAAtcggaagaggaggaggaggaggaggaagaggaggaagaagaagaggaggaggaggaggaggaggaagaggagacagGAAGCAATTCTGAGGAAGTGTCTGAACAGTCAGCTG AAGAGGTGAGTGAAGAAGAAATGAGTGAAGAAGAAGAGCGAGAGAATGGAAATCACATTCCAGTTG TTACAGAGTCAAGGTTTGATCGAGATTCAGCAGGAAgtgaaggagaagaggaggaagtgggggaggggacccCACATTCCAATACAATGACAGAAGGAGATTATGTTCCTGATTCTCCAGCTTCATCGCCCACTGAGTTGAAACAAGAGCTACCCAAGTACCTTCCTGCGCTGCAG GGATGTCGTAGTGTGGAGGAATTTCAGTGTTTGAACAGGATTGAAGAAGGAACATATGGTGTGGTATACAgggcaaaagacaaaaaaactg ATGAAATTGTGGCTCTGAAGCGactgaaaatggaaaaggaaaaagaaggcTTTCCCATTACCTCTCTTAGAGAAATAAACACCATTCTGAAAGCACAGCACCCAAATATAGTCACTGTTAGA GAAATTGTTGTGGGCAGTAATATGGATAAAATCTATATCGTAATGAATTATGTAGAACATGACCTCAAAAGTCTGATGGAAACCATGAAACAGCCATTTTTACCAG GTGAAGTGAAAACTTTGATGATTCAGTTATTGCGTGGAGTCAAGCACCTTCATGACAACTGGATACTTCATCGGGACTTGAAGACCTCCAACTTGCTGCTGAGTCATAAAGGCATTTTAAAA GTTGGAGATTTTGGACTGGCCCGAGAGTATGGGTCACCTCTGAAGCCTTACACACCAGTAGTTGTGACACTATGGTACAGGGCACCAGAGCTGTTACTTGGCGCCAAG GAATACTCCACTGCAATAGATATGTGGTCAGTAGGTTGTATATTTGGAGAATTATTAACTCAGAAACCGCTGTTTCCAGGAAAATCAGAAATTGACCAGATTAACAAAGTTTTTAAG GACCTGGGTACCCCCAGTGAGAAAATCTGGCCTGGGTACAATGAACTGCCAGCTGTAAAGAAGATGACATTCACAGAGTATCCCTATAACAACTTACGCAAGAGGTTTGGGGCACTCCTTTCTGATCCAGGTTTTGATCTCATGAACAA GTTCTTGACATACTATCCAGGCAGAAGAATCACTGCTGAAGATGGTTTGAAGCATGAGTATTTCCGAGAGACTCCCCTTCCTATTGACCCATCCATGTTTCCAACATGGCCAGCAAAAAGTGAACAACAAAGAGTTAAGCGCGGCACAAGCCCACGACCTCCAGAGGGAGGACTTGGGTATAGTCAATTG GGTGATGATGATCTGAAAGATACAGGTTTTCACCTGACTACCACAAATCAAGGAGCATCTGCAGCAGGACCTGGCTTCAGCCTCAAGTTTTAA